From Sphingobium sp. RAC03, a single genomic window includes:
- a CDS encoding dicarboxylate/amino acid:cation symporter, with the protein MRNRLTAFILTGMVLGVIVGFAANLWVGGDETLAKQVAGYFHLLADIFLHLIKMIIAPLVFSTLVAGIAHMGDSAALGRIGGRALAWFVIASLISLTLGLVFVNFFAPGEGLNLVRNGAESGVNTESLNFRDFILHVFPTSMVGAMAENSILQIVVFSLFVGVALTAIGEKGKPIVGVIEAMVELMLQVTGYVMRVAPFAVFGALASVITTEGLGVLVTFGELIGEFYIALFCLWLLLFAAGSVFLGKRMFTLIRYVREPILIAFSTASSEAAYPKMLEQLDRFGVPRRIYSFVLPLGYSFNLDGSMMYATFATIFIAQAYGIDLPIATQITILLVLMVTSKGIAAVPRASLVVVAATLGQFDLPVEGVAFILAVDHFMDMGRTATNVLGNAIATSVITKWEGMLEVEEPIDVPHPKAPAHTAAHGRAGLELASDMVDEDKKG; encoded by the coding sequence ATGCGCAACAGACTGACGGCCTTCATCCTCACCGGCATGGTCCTTGGGGTGATCGTAGGGTTCGCCGCGAACCTGTGGGTGGGTGGCGACGAAACGCTGGCCAAGCAGGTCGCGGGCTATTTCCACCTGTTGGCCGACATCTTTCTGCATTTGATCAAGATGATCATCGCGCCACTGGTCTTCTCCACGCTGGTTGCGGGCATCGCCCATATGGGCGACAGCGCAGCGCTGGGGCGCATCGGCGGGCGGGCGCTTGCCTGGTTCGTCATCGCCAGCCTGATTTCGCTGACGCTGGGCCTCGTGTTCGTCAATTTCTTCGCACCGGGCGAAGGGCTCAACCTGGTCCGCAATGGTGCGGAATCGGGCGTGAATACCGAATCGCTCAATTTCCGTGACTTCATCCTGCATGTCTTCCCGACCTCCATGGTCGGCGCGATGGCGGAAAATTCGATCCTCCAGATCGTCGTCTTCTCACTGTTCGTCGGCGTCGCGCTGACCGCGATCGGCGAGAAGGGCAAACCGATCGTCGGCGTGATCGAGGCGATGGTCGAACTGATGCTGCAGGTGACGGGCTATGTCATGCGCGTCGCGCCCTTCGCCGTATTCGGCGCCTTGGCGTCGGTGATCACCACGGAAGGGCTGGGTGTGCTGGTCACGTTCGGCGAGTTGATCGGCGAATTCTACATCGCGCTCTTCTGCCTCTGGCTGCTGCTGTTTGCGGCGGGATCGGTGTTCCTGGGTAAGCGGATGTTCACGCTGATCCGCTATGTCCGCGAACCGATCCTGATCGCCTTCTCCACCGCCTCGTCGGAAGCCGCCTATCCCAAGATGCTGGAACAGCTCGATCGGTTCGGCGTGCCGCGCCGCATCTATAGCTTCGTGCTGCCGCTCGGCTACAGCTTCAACCTCGACGGCTCGATGATGTATGCGACCTTCGCGACGATCTTCATCGCGCAAGCCTATGGCATCGACCTGCCGATCGCGACGCAGATCACGATTCTGCTGGTGTTGATGGTGACCAGCAAAGGCATCGCCGCCGTGCCGCGCGCATCCTTGGTGGTGGTCGCCGCGACGCTGGGCCAGTTCGACCTGCCGGTCGAGGGCGTGGCCTTCATCCTGGCGGTCGACCACTTCATGGACATGGGCCGCACCGCAACCAACGTGCTGGGCAACGCCATCGCCACGTCGGTCATCACCAAATGGGAAGGAATGCTGGAGG
- the pdxH gene encoding pyridoxamine 5'-phosphate oxidase, with amino-acid sequence MIDPFALFDDWYSQARETEINDSNAMALATADARGCPSVRMVLLKGHGPDGFIFYTNFEGRKAGDLAENPHAALLFHWKSMRRQIRIEGTVDPVDDATADAYFATRSRDSQLGAWASDQSRPLPSREIFMARFEEANARFEGQPVPRPLHWSGFRLAPERIEFWQDREHRLHERRLFTRDDAGWTEGLLYP; translated from the coding sequence ATGATCGATCCCTTTGCCTTGTTCGACGACTGGTACAGCCAGGCGCGTGAAACCGAAATCAACGACAGCAACGCCATGGCGCTGGCCACCGCCGATGCGCGGGGCTGTCCCTCCGTCCGCATGGTCTTGTTGAAGGGCCATGGACCGGACGGCTTCATCTTCTACACCAATTTCGAGGGGCGCAAGGCGGGCGACCTGGCCGAAAATCCCCATGCTGCCCTGCTCTTCCACTGGAAATCGATGCGGCGACAGATACGGATCGAGGGTACGGTTGACCCCGTGGATGATGCCACGGCCGATGCCTATTTCGCGACGCGCAGCCGCGACAGCCAATTGGGAGCCTGGGCCTCCGACCAATCCCGCCCCCTGCCCTCGCGCGAAATCTTCATGGCCCGGTTCGAAGAAGCCAATGCGCGGTTCGAGGGCCAGCCGGTGCCGCGTCCACTCCATTGGTCGGGGTTCCGCCTCGCCCCTGAACGCATCGAATTCTGGCAGGATCGCGAACATCGCCTGCACGAACGCCGCCTGTTCACACGGGACGATGCGGGCTGGACCGAAGGGTTGCTCTACCCCTGA
- a CDS encoding DnaJ C-terminal domain-containing protein → MADPYSTLGVARGATEAEIKSAYRKLAKELHPDKNKDNPKASEKFSAATNAYDLLSDKDKRARFDRGEIDGDGNPTAPFGFGGGGGGGGFRGQPGGGGFDQGGADFGDIFEGLFGGAGRRAGGGGFGRQAPPSKGANVAYRLAVQFTDAATLAPQRITLQDGKTIDLKLPAGVETGTQMRLSGKGQAGPGGAGDAIVTIEVKPHPFFTRDGDNVLLDLPITLDEAVKGGKVKVPTVDGAVMLGVPTGATSGKTLRLRGKGFTGKDGARGDQLVTLHIDVPADDPAIRALVESWQDSRPVRAHLGV, encoded by the coding sequence ATGGCTGATCCCTATTCCACCCTTGGCGTTGCGCGCGGCGCGACCGAGGCAGAGATCAAGTCGGCCTATCGCAAGCTGGCCAAGGAACTGCATCCCGACAAGAATAAGGACAATCCCAAGGCGTCGGAGAAATTTTCCGCCGCTACCAACGCCTATGATCTGTTGTCCGACAAGGACAAGCGCGCCCGGTTCGACCGGGGCGAGATTGACGGCGATGGCAATCCGACCGCGCCCTTCGGCTTTGGCGGCGGGGGAGGCGGCGGCGGTTTTCGCGGCCAGCCCGGCGGCGGCGGGTTCGATCAGGGCGGCGCGGATTTCGGCGATATTTTTGAAGGCCTGTTCGGCGGCGCGGGTCGCCGTGCTGGTGGCGGCGGCTTTGGCCGACAGGCACCGCCGTCCAAGGGCGCGAATGTCGCCTATCGCCTGGCAGTGCAGTTCACCGATGCTGCGACTTTGGCGCCCCAGCGGATCACGTTGCAGGATGGCAAGACCATCGACCTCAAACTGCCCGCTGGGGTCGAAACCGGCACGCAGATGCGCCTGTCGGGCAAGGGGCAGGCGGGGCCAGGGGGCGCAGGTGACGCGATCGTCACGATCGAGGTGAAACCCCATCCCTTCTTCACCCGCGACGGCGACAATGTCCTGCTCGACCTGCCGATCACGCTCGACGAGGCGGTCAAGGGTGGCAAGGTCAAGGTGCCGACTGTCGATGGTGCGGTGATGCTGGGCGTGCCGACGGGTGCGACGTCGGGCAAGACGCTGCGGCTGCGGGGCAAGGGCTTTACCGGCAAGGACGGCGCGCGGGGGGATCAACTTGTGACCCTGCACATCGATGTGCCCGCCGATGATCCGGCGATCCGGGCGCTGGTCGAAAGCTGGCAGGACAGCCGACCTGTGCGCGCCCATCTTGGTGTTTGA
- a CDS encoding YihY/virulence factor BrkB family protein — translation MPLNSPYTPESRRHMAARTRAHFHRQMKRVRPGSQAFEVMKRVAVGTYSDGFIHAGNLAYLSLMTLFPFFIVAAAVASIFGRTEDGLAAVNAFLTTVPRGVADVVRQPISDVLNARSGPLLWLGGFVGLWTVGSLIETIRDILRRAYGTKSTKSFWHYRLSAVGITLASVVAVMFAFSLQVVITGIDQFLTHLLPWADDAIALVASAKLVPMVIVCVALWSLFVSLTPTLYKDRRFPKWPGAVATSLWWYGTTLLLPPTLSLLGGYDRTYGSLAGVMITLIFFFLVGLGVVIGAELNAALAEFPEEEVALLPEDQGNGTKI, via the coding sequence ATGCCGCTGAATTCGCCCTATACGCCCGAATCCCGTCGCCATATGGCGGCACGGACACGCGCCCATTTCCATCGCCAGATGAAGCGGGTGCGCCCCGGATCGCAAGCGTTCGAGGTGATGAAGCGGGTCGCTGTCGGCACCTATAGCGATGGCTTCATTCACGCCGGGAACCTTGCCTATCTCTCGCTGATGACGCTTTTTCCCTTCTTCATCGTCGCAGCGGCGGTGGCGAGTATCTTCGGCCGCACCGAAGATGGCCTGGCCGCGGTCAACGCCTTCCTGACAACGGTTCCACGCGGCGTCGCCGATGTCGTGCGGCAACCGATCAGCGATGTGCTCAATGCCCGCTCCGGTCCTTTGCTATGGTTGGGCGGATTCGTGGGTCTGTGGACCGTCGGCAGCCTCATCGAAACCATCCGCGACATATTGCGCCGCGCCTATGGCACCAAAAGTACCAAATCCTTCTGGCATTATCGGCTGAGCGCGGTCGGCATCACTTTGGCCAGCGTCGTGGCGGTGATGTTCGCCTTTTCGCTCCAGGTGGTGATCACGGGCATCGACCAGTTTCTGACCCATCTCCTTCCCTGGGCCGATGATGCCATCGCGCTCGTCGCGTCGGCCAAGCTGGTGCCGATGGTCATCGTCTGCGTGGCGCTCTGGTCGCTGTTCGTGTCACTGACGCCGACATTATACAAGGATCGTCGCTTCCCCAAATGGCCCGGCGCGGTCGCGACGTCGCTCTGGTGGTATGGCACGACATTGCTCTTGCCGCCGACCCTGTCGCTGCTGGGCGGCTATGACCGGACCTATGGCAGCCTGGCCGGCGTCATGATCACGCTCATTTTTTTCTTCCTAGTCGGGCTTGGCGTGGTAATTGGCGCGGAATTGAATGCGGCGCTGGCGGAATTTCCCGAAGAGGAAGTGGCCTTGCTGCCCGAAGACCAAGGGAACGGAACGAAGATATGA
- the fabI gene encoding enoyl-ACP reductase FabI yields the protein MNGLMAGKRGLIMGLANDKSLAWGLAKSLHEQGAELAFSYQGDALAKRVRPLAEQVGSDFLIDCDVTDMDKLDAAFAEIEARWGTLDFVVHAIGFSDKNELRGLYVDTSLDNFLMTMNVSAYSFVAVTRRARALMPNGGSILTLSYYGAEKVIPHYNVMGVAKAALETSVKYLAMDLGRENIRVNAISAGPIKTLAASGIGDFRYILKWNELNAPLRRNVTIEDVGGAGLYLLSDLASGVTGEIHHVDAGYNVIGMKAEDAPDIALDK from the coding sequence ATGAACGGCTTGATGGCGGGTAAACGCGGCCTCATCATGGGTCTGGCGAACGACAAGTCGTTGGCTTGGGGCCTTGCCAAATCCTTGCATGAACAGGGCGCTGAACTGGCCTTTTCCTATCAGGGCGACGCGCTCGCCAAGCGGGTCCGGCCTTTGGCGGAGCAGGTGGGTTCGGACTTCCTGATCGATTGCGACGTGACGGACATGGACAAGCTCGACGCCGCCTTTGCGGAGATTGAGGCGCGCTGGGGCACGCTCGACTTCGTCGTTCACGCGATTGGTTTTTCGGACAAGAATGAACTGCGCGGCCTCTATGTCGATACCAGCCTCGACAATTTCCTAATGACCATGAACGTGTCTGCTTACAGTTTCGTGGCAGTCACGCGCCGCGCGCGCGCGCTCATGCCCAATGGCGGCAGCATCCTGACGCTCAGCTATTATGGCGCGGAAAAGGTCATCCCCCATTATAACGTCATGGGCGTGGCCAAGGCGGCGCTGGAAACCAGCGTCAAATATCTGGCGATGGATCTGGGTCGCGAAAATATCCGCGTCAATGCCATCTCGGCTGGTCCGATCAAGACATTGGCGGCGAGTGGCATCGGCGACTTCCGCTATATCCTCAAATGGAACGAACTGAACGCCCCGCTGCGCCGCAACGTGACCATCGAGGATGTCGGCGGCGCAGGCCTGTATCTGTTGTCGGACCTGGCCAGCGGCGTGACCGGTGAAATCCACCATGTCGATGCAGGCTATAATGTCATCGGCATGAAAGCCGAAGACGCCCCGGATATCGCGCTCGATAAGTAA
- a CDS encoding DUF4160 domain-containing protein, protein MPTVLRESNLRVMIYTDDHAPAHVHVFGDGETKIALGEHDGQVAVVRVVGADLRESRRALQIVREKRDYLIERWNAIHG, encoded by the coding sequence GTGCCGACGGTCCTGCGCGAAAGCAATCTGCGCGTCATGATCTATACCGACGATCACGCCCCGGCTCATGTCCATGTGTTTGGCGACGGGGAAACGAAAATTGCGTTGGGTGAGCATGACGGACAGGTAGCAGTTGTTCGAGTAGTCGGCGCTGATCTGCGCGAGAGTCGACGGGCGCTGCAAATCGTGCGAGAAAAGCGCGACTATTTGATCGAAAGGTGGAACGCCATTCATGGGTGA
- a CDS encoding DUF2442 domain-containing protein has translation MGELTQSQFDAAIERGAHDLATSPRARAARYDRDTGHIVIDLVNGATFAFPATLAQGLETASAEQLEAVEILGAGFGLHWEELDADLTVAGLLAGRFGSARYMAQRFGAAWDSEAAE, from the coding sequence ATGGGTGAACTGACCCAGTCTCAATTCGACGCAGCCATCGAACGTGGCGCGCATGATCTGGCGACGAGTCCGCGTGCGCGGGCCGCGCGCTATGATCGCGACACCGGACACATCGTGATCGATCTGGTCAACGGTGCCACCTTCGCCTTCCCTGCCACACTCGCGCAAGGACTGGAAACCGCCAGTGCGGAGCAGTTGGAAGCGGTGGAAATATTGGGTGCGGGGTTCGGTCTGCATTGGGAAGAACTGGACGCTGACCTCACGGTGGCAGGCCTGCTCGCCGGACGTTTCGGCAGCGCGCGCTATATGGCGCAGCGTTTTGGTGCAGCCTGGGATAGCGAAGCGGCAGAATGA
- the aroC gene encoding chorismate synthase, whose translation MSVNSFGRMFRFTTWGESHGPAIGAVVDGCPPGLPLSEADIQPWLDLRKPGTSKFTTQRREADEVRILSGVFEGRTTGTPISLMIENTDQRSKDYSDVAKAYRPGHADYAYDAKYGFRDYRGGGRSSARETASRVAAGAVARAVIPDVDIFAYVSAIGGDAIDYDNFDAAQIGQNPFFCPDPEAAVRWEKLVDDARLDGSSLGAIVECVASGVPAGWGAPLYAKLDSELAAAMMSINAVKGVEIGDGFAAASLRGEQNADPMRPGPDGPTFLANHAGGIAGGIATGQPIKLRVAFKPTSSILIPVETVTREGEASDIITKGRHDPCVGIRGVPVVEAMMALVLADQKLLHRAQCGE comes from the coding sequence ATGAGCGTCAATAGTTTCGGTCGCATGTTCCGCTTCACCACCTGGGGCGAGAGCCATGGTCCGGCGATCGGCGCGGTCGTGGACGGCTGCCCGCCCGGCCTGCCGCTCAGCGAAGCGGACATTCAGCCCTGGCTCGACCTGCGCAAGCCCGGCACGTCCAAATTCACCACCCAGCGTCGCGAGGCGGACGAGGTGCGCATCCTGTCGGGCGTGTTCGAGGGGCGGACGACGGGCACGCCAATCAGCCTGATGATCGAGAATACCGATCAGCGATCCAAGGATTATTCGGACGTCGCCAAGGCCTATCGCCCCGGTCATGCCGACTATGCCTATGATGCCAAATATGGCTTTCGCGACTATCGCGGCGGCGGACGTTCGTCTGCGCGCGAGACGGCGTCGCGCGTGGCGGCGGGCGCGGTTGCGCGTGCCGTCATCCCTGATGTCGACATCTTTGCCTATGTCAGCGCGATCGGTGGCGACGCGATCGACTATGACAATTTCGACGCGGCGCAGATCGGCCAGAACCCCTTTTTCTGCCCTGACCCGGAAGCGGCCGTCCGCTGGGAAAAGCTGGTGGATGATGCACGGCTCGATGGCTCATCGCTCGGCGCGATCGTGGAATGCGTCGCCAGTGGCGTTCCGGCCGGTTGGGGCGCGCCGCTCTATGCCAAGCTCGACAGCGAACTGGCCGCGGCGATGATGAGCATCAACGCAGTCAAGGGCGTCGAGATTGGCGATGGGTTCGCGGCTGCGAGCCTGCGCGGCGAACAGAATGCCGACCCGATGCGTCCCGGTCCCGATGGACCGACCTTCCTCGCCAATCATGCAGGCGGCATTGCGGGGGGCATCGCGACGGGCCAGCCGATCAAGCTGCGCGTCGCCTTCAAGCCAACCAGTTCGATCCTGATTCCGGTCGAAACCGTGACGCGCGAGGGTGAGGCTTCGGACATCATCACCAAGGGCCGCCACGACCCCTGTGTCGGCATTCGTGGTGTGCCGGTAGTCGAAGCGATGATGGCGCTGGTGCTGGCCGACCAGAAATTGCTTCACCGCGCCCAATGCGGGGAATGA
- a CDS encoding SLC13 family permease: MHFITALLGVYRAEIGLAVLAAMFIAFVRERYSPTVIAVVGACIFALLGMLDEKAMFSVFSNSAPLTVGAMFILSGALIRTGVISRVADLIMTRAEKRPRLALAEVAIGTIILSAFLNNTPVVVILIPIMFKLAQATGYPVKKLLIPMNTVAVLGGCLTLVGTSTNLIVAGIAADQGMAPFGIFDITLYGLAGTLAGVGALLLLSFLLPSDPPTIAGENGGNVQDYLTELVVPQDSDLVGRDVSTLGMFGRSVKLLGIKRGGDIRRRELMEEELHSGDRLIVRADGAAIMTLREAGDFELGIAADSRTSGQEGAVVEAMVAPSHPSIGERLADIPFLHALRVRIIGIHRARHLSGPDLSNTRVRGADRLLIAGSDDAMRSLRDNPHLIGVDVSRVRAFRRKKAWIAIVAMAGVVLLSALDVIGIGLAAVIAVGVILLSRCIDPEEAWGAIDGDVLILIFAMLAVGLALEQAGSVALMVGWITPLLQNAPAWSLVFLIYFFALILSELLSNNAVAALLTPIIIAIAQQLGVDPRPLIIALMIGASACFATPIGYQTNALVYAAGDYRFADFVRIGVPINIVVGIAVCSALVLLG; encoded by the coding sequence ATGCATTTCATCACCGCGCTGCTGGGCGTGTATCGGGCCGAAATCGGCTTGGCGGTTCTGGCCGCCATGTTCATCGCTTTCGTGCGCGAACGTTATTCCCCCACAGTGATCGCGGTGGTGGGGGCCTGCATTTTCGCGCTGCTCGGCATGCTGGATGAAAAGGCGATGTTTTCGGTCTTTTCCAATAGCGCGCCGCTGACCGTCGGGGCGATGTTCATCCTGTCGGGCGCGCTGATCCGAACCGGTGTCATCAGCCGCGTCGCCGACCTCATCATGACGCGCGCGGAAAAGCGTCCCCGGCTTGCCCTTGCCGAAGTGGCGATCGGCACGATCATCCTGTCGGCGTTCCTCAACAATACGCCCGTGGTTGTGATCCTGATCCCCATCATGTTCAAACTGGCGCAGGCGACCGGCTATCCGGTCAAGAAACTGCTGATCCCGATGAACACCGTCGCGGTGCTGGGCGGCTGCCTCACTCTCGTCGGCACATCGACCAACCTGATCGTTGCGGGCATCGCCGCGGACCAGGGCATGGCCCCGTTCGGCATTTTCGACATCACCCTTTATGGCCTCGCTGGAACCCTGGCAGGCGTCGGCGCGCTGCTGCTGCTGTCCTTCCTGCTGCCAAGCGACCCGCCTACCATTGCCGGAGAAAATGGCGGTAATGTGCAGGATTATCTGACCGAATTGGTGGTGCCGCAGGATAGCGATCTGGTTGGCCGGGACGTCAGCACGCTCGGCATGTTCGGGCGGTCGGTCAAGCTGCTCGGCATCAAGCGCGGCGGTGACATTCGTCGCCGCGAGCTGATGGAAGAAGAACTGCATAGCGGCGACCGGCTGATCGTCCGCGCCGATGGCGCGGCGATTATGACATTGCGGGAGGCGGGGGACTTCGAACTCGGCATCGCCGCCGATTCGCGCACATCCGGGCAGGAAGGGGCGGTCGTCGAGGCGATGGTCGCGCCCAGCCATCCTTCCATTGGCGAGCGGTTGGCGGACATTCCCTTCCTCCATGCGCTGCGCGTGCGGATCATCGGCATTCATCGCGCGCGCCATTTGTCCGGACCCGACCTGTCCAATACGCGGGTGCGCGGTGCCGACCGGTTGCTGATCGCAGGCAGTGACGATGCGATGCGGTCGTTGCGCGACAATCCGCATCTGATCGGCGTCGATGTCAGCCGGGTGCGCGCCTTCCGCCGCAAGAAGGCATGGATCGCCATAGTTGCGATGGCAGGCGTGGTGCTGCTCTCGGCGCTCGACGTCATCGGCATCGGTTTGGCTGCCGTCATCGCGGTCGGTGTCATTCTGCTCAGCCGTTGCATCGACCCGGAAGAGGCCTGGGGTGCGATCGACGGCGACGTGCTGATCCTGATCTTCGCGATGTTGGCGGTCGGCTTGGCGCTCGAACAGGCAGGCAGCGTCGCCTTGATGGTCGGCTGGATCACGCCGCTGCTGCAAAATGCACCGGCCTGGTCGCTGGTTTTCCTCATCTATTTCTTTGCGCTGATCCTGTCCGAACTGCTCAGCAACAATGCGGTGGCGGCCCTGTTGACGCCCATCATCATCGCGATCGCGCAGCAATTGGGCGTCGATCCCCGCCCCCTCATCATCGCGCTGATGATCGGCGCGTCGGCCTGTTTTGCGACGCCGATCGGCTATCAGACCAATGCGCTGGTCTATGCCGCGGGCGATTATCGCTTTGCCGATTTCGTGCGGATCGGCGTGCCGATCAACATCGTCGTGGGCATAGCGGTGTGCAGCGCGCTGGTGCTGCTCGGCTAA